A genome region from Glycine max cultivar Williams 82 chromosome 5, Glycine_max_v4.0, whole genome shotgun sequence includes the following:
- the LOC102660955 gene encoding uncharacterized protein yields the protein MGSWIWAFASEQHQLWVRILTSKYGGWSEFQNGSDKRGFSHWWRDIRNLYHQSDCGIFKDNLAWKVGSGKNIKFWTDNWLGEQHTLQQKYNQLFLITRQQKDHISQMGHFNHNNWRWDMRWRRNLFDHESHLAVQFMEEISSVPIQRQVNDNMLWLVESNGQYTTRSAYSLCMNTTLVYSDGNIFKTIWQLKIPPRTVIFCWRLLKNRLPTKVNLLRRNAITQEDTCSLCGCVQEDVCHLFFNCKLTNGLWWESMRWVRVVGPLSITPVHHFYQFCDGFGANVNHSTRCGWWVALTSSIWQHRNHLIFQGKPFDPCKVMDHAIFLAWSWLKAKDKKFSTTFHYWSSNISNFLA from the coding sequence ATGGGAAGTTGGATATGGGCTTTTGCATCTGAGCAACACCAACTCTGGGTCAGAATTTTAACTTCAAAATATGGTGGTTGGTCAGAATTCCAAAATGGTAGTGACAAAAGGGGCTTTTCCCACTGGTGGAGAGACATTAGAAATTTGTATCACCAGTCGGATTGTGGtatctttaaagacaacttggCTTGGAAGGTTGGGAGTGGGAAGAATATTAAATTCTGGACTGATAACTGGCTAGGGGAACAACACACCCTGCAGCAAAAGTATAATCAACTTTTCCTCATAACTAGACAGCAAAAGGACCACATCTCTCAAATGGGacattttaatcataataactGGAGGTGGGACATGAGGTGGAGGAGGAATCTCTTTGATCATGAAAGCCATTTGGCTGTGCAGTTTATGGAGGAAATCAGTTCTGTTCCTATTCAAAGACAGGTGAATGATAATATGTTGTGGTTGGTTGAATCTAATGGTCAATATACTACTAGATCAGCTTATAGCTTATGCATGAACACCACTTTAGTATATTCTGATGGCAACATTTTTAAGACTATATGGCAGTTGAAAATTCCCCCTCGGACTGTGATCTTCTGTTGGAGACTACTTAAAAATAGACTACCTACCAAGGTCAACCTTTTAAGAAGAAATGCTATTACTCAGGAAGACACCTGTTCCTTATGTGGCTGTGTGCAGGAGGATGTATGTCATTTGTTTTTCAACTGTAAGCTGACAAATGGCCTGTGGTGGGAATCTATGCGCTGGGTTCGGGTAGTAGGTCCCCTTTCCATTACCCCAGTTCACCATTTTTATCAGTTCTGTGATGGGTTTGGGGCAAATGTGAACCACAGTACAAGATGTGGGTGGTGGGTTGCATTAACTAGCTCTATATGGCAGCATAGGAATCATTTGATTTTCCAAGGAAAACCTTTTGATCCCTGTAAAGTCATGGATCATGCTATTTTCTTAGCTTGGTCATGGTTAAAGGCTAAGGATAAAAAGTTTAGTACTACCTTCCACTACTGGTCCTCTAATATTTCCAATTTCCTTGCCTAG